Proteins co-encoded in one Leptidea sinapis chromosome 16, ilLepSina1.1, whole genome shotgun sequence genomic window:
- the LOC126968742 gene encoding uncharacterized protein LOC126968742 isoform X2, which translates to MSDGIEAGAGLAWRLLATLEGGSLLLATSALVAYTARARVKKHKRRRPVHSVLMTNTTNALGQEVKQRLEACGCVVCVPSGATSVSDKYDALLVVGAETTAGLKGIASLVSEDVYDNLKLLETLSLLIHRGGCIAWASAGAVNDTYSDATRAFDAVLRASLKHVAKVARCEAIWIERGESVGLVADRVTAALVPCDNRITRSTFSIR; encoded by the exons ATGTCTGATGGAATAGAAGCGGGAGCTGGTCTTGCGTGGAGACTCCTTGCCACCCTGGAAGGTGGATCACTTTTGCTGGCCACGTCAGCATTGGTAGCATACACTGCTCGCGCTAGAGTCAAGAAACACAAGCGAAGACGGCCAGTTCACAGTGTTCTT ATGACTAATACGACGAACGCGCTTGGCCAGGAAGTGAAGCAAAGGCTCGAGGCGTGTGGGTGTGTGGTCTGTGTGCCAAGCGGAGCGACGAGCGTGTCGGATAAATACGACGCGCTTCTTGTGGTCGGCGCCGAGACTACAGCAGGGCTGAAAGGCATCGCATCCCTCGTCTCTGAAGATgtttatgataatttaaaa CTTTTAGAAACACTGTCGTTGTTAATACACCGAGGTGGATGCATCGCATGGGCCTCAgcgggtgcagtgaacgatacCTACAGTGATGCAACGCGCGCCTTCGATGCTGTGCTGAGAGCGAGCCTAAAACATGTCGCTAAAGT GGCGCGATGTGAAGCCATTTGGATAGAACGAGGGGAAAGTGTGGGTTTGGTAGCGGATAGAGTGACCGCTGCGCTTGTGCCCTGTGACAACAGAATAACCCGATCTACATTTTCGATTAGGTAA
- the LOC126968742 gene encoding uncharacterized protein LOC126968742 isoform X1 translates to MSDGIEAGAGLAWRLLATLEGGSLLLATSALVAYTARARVKKHKRRRPVHSVLMTNTTNALGQEVKQRLEACGCVVCVPSGATSVSDKYDALLVVGAETTAGLKGIASLVSEDVYDNLKLLETLSLLIHRGGCIAWASAGAVNDTYSDATRAFDAVLRASLKHVAKVARCEAIWIERGESVGLVADRVTAALVPCDNRITRSTFSIRNVALQVKEFFGRWLKIVT, encoded by the exons ATGTCTGATGGAATAGAAGCGGGAGCTGGTCTTGCGTGGAGACTCCTTGCCACCCTGGAAGGTGGATCACTTTTGCTGGCCACGTCAGCATTGGTAGCATACACTGCTCGCGCTAGAGTCAAGAAACACAAGCGAAGACGGCCAGTTCACAGTGTTCTT ATGACTAATACGACGAACGCGCTTGGCCAGGAAGTGAAGCAAAGGCTCGAGGCGTGTGGGTGTGTGGTCTGTGTGCCAAGCGGAGCGACGAGCGTGTCGGATAAATACGACGCGCTTCTTGTGGTCGGCGCCGAGACTACAGCAGGGCTGAAAGGCATCGCATCCCTCGTCTCTGAAGATgtttatgataatttaaaa CTTTTAGAAACACTGTCGTTGTTAATACACCGAGGTGGATGCATCGCATGGGCCTCAgcgggtgcagtgaacgatacCTACAGTGATGCAACGCGCGCCTTCGATGCTGTGCTGAGAGCGAGCCTAAAACATGTCGCTAAAGT GGCGCGATGTGAAGCCATTTGGATAGAACGAGGGGAAAGTGTGGGTTTGGTAGCGGATAGAGTGACCGCTGCGCTTGTGCCCTGTGACAACAGAATAACCCGATCTACATTTTCGATTAG AAACGTTGCTCTTCAAGTCAAGGAATTCTTCGGACGATGGTTAAAAATAGTTACCTAA
- the LOC126968666 gene encoding uncharacterized protein LOC126968666, whose translation MDEEQSDHELEGRMYAMIHHVDHSLANVPQTNDVDGKIPVHVDITARTTNTVRRYWHSDTDQNTSYRKNNATSLNNANNTDKNNQKSIENSQPKTKSQDVNQPKSGTTQSKSSMIPSNQNISVTKEEKNNLPTSDLSMFQHPVPNNLTKTIEILENDDCKPVELQSSDEDEVIEIELPPKPTITIESSDEDDVKVSFESPQKENRPNNLSEKVVTDRGVSASPVPSIVSSVSDEFIRSDCIALNISSRNANNQSFDFSLHGSDLLDQTPSKKKKRKRNKDSATSTPIADQSTITPNKNSLESCFATPKSKAKKKKKSKGDKQSSKIIPMADLCDSDSNQSNQNSYLVTEKSLPSIDVYESDSNQSEQNETGKPNQKILHKEIDTSDSSAAKKSDESCTLSIPTYDSVIDLTEAEPVINESIVMANVMGFPDNDTIDVIDDHNKLGSTKIPSILCEDLDFDNLKGKNNVNKHHRFSLTTLRQEMEKFYNESWGGENFNHREIQKNMSRDKSLWVIDPKDRMPAMGKRKTTCNYCNRVGHRDDTCRLRPPVCYMCGSAGHYETRCPRKICVNCGSPNHVYSNMCRNCSNWNYVKCCECGQVGHPASHCPDFWRRYHNTIDSNMPLEENHFNKKHYQMYCSGCTRRGHLVHMCRVSLPFSGLPINTPYVHNYRPVYPPTASENIDPNKQSDDSTQQNNLSSTPRTERQKRQSKSPVVHDSHLNKKRKNSFAESNEATRCTKSPLNKSLKNNKDQIQKTHENDIETTNQTEEEKLTVSAGTDHDKAPDFIPIFSANHDKRGQVIQDNEVSDTSEVITSSRIYLAKDVKEALTTDDGKMWLEEAAVRNNITVENNSDDNLFISVKGTVGNQEAFQSELKEWRDVNNKKEKNQSLFDTPTNKQPDLCNGIPKNRNELLRKLTKALDSLKNDIGDPNFLYKELLYHQKKHKDILKMKVISTKQLANNRININGMLRRLNMILLGQAGLADGAEHLHELHLLQDKLTNLRNKNVSKTMRDEIGEHFHCIFTAIPRNDYADLLNKYYISKYGSTMYTKQNDPVKMSPKLKNKSVNLKRKFRLDVTAEVNSNCKPLKVQKELKKLDSFRQRLLQTKTSDAALRKKRLMLMKKLIGCMSVLDQCNHLPPKIKKRIIKIQDQAQTFFILSKL comes from the exons ATGGATGAG GAACAAAGCGATCATGAACTGGAGGGACGGATGTATGCTATGATTCATCATGTAGACCACTCGCTAGCAAACGTTCCTCAAACAAATGATGTCGACGGTAAAATTCCAGTTCATGTCGACATTACTGCACGAACTACCAACACAGTTCGTCGTTACTGGCACTCAGATACAGACCAGAACACTTCCTATCGAAAAAACAACGCTACATCCCTTAACAATGCAAACAACACtgacaaaaataatcaaaaatcaaTAGAAAACTCTCAACCGAAAACCAAATCACAGGATGTAAATCAGCCTAAATCTGGAACGACTCAATCAAAATCGAGTATGATACCGAGTAACCAGAATATTTCAGTTACAAAAGAGGAGAAAAACAATCTACCAACATCAGATTTATCAATGTTTCAGCATCCTGTTCCAAACAATCTTACTAAAACCAttgaaatattagaaaatgATGATTGTAAACCTGTTGAGCTTCAATCAAGCGATGAGGATGAGGTTATTGAAATAGAACTGCCACCAAAACCCACAATTACTATTGAGAGTTCAGATGAAGATGATGTTAAAGTTTCTTTTGAATCACCTCAGAAAGAAAACAGGCCTAACAATTTGTCAGAAAAAGTTGTTACAGATAGAGGTGTGTCTGCTAGCCCTGTACCGTCAATTGTCTCATCTGTCTCTGATGAGTTTATACGTAGTGATtgtattgcattaaatatatcatccCGAAATGCAAATAATCAGAGTTTTGATTTTAGCCTACATGGCTCTGACTTACTTGACCAAACACCATCGAAGAAAAAAAAGAGAAAGAGAAACAAAGATAGTGCCACCTCAACACCTATTGCTGATCAATCAACCATTACACCGAATAAAAATTCATTAGAAAGTTGCTTCGCAACTCCAAAAAGTAAAGCCAAGAAAAAGAAGAAATCCAAAGGAGATAAACAGTCAAGCAAAATTATTCCAATGGCAGATCTATGTGATTCAGACAGCAATCAATCCAATCAAAATTCATATCTGGTAACGGAAAAGAGTTTACCTAGCATTGATGTTTATGAATCAGACTCAAATCAATCTGAACAGAATGAAACGGGAAAGCCTAATCAAAAAATATTGCACAAGGAAATTGACACTTCAGACAGCAGTGCTGCGAAAAAATCTGATGAGTCCTGTACTTTATCAATACCTACATATGATTCTGTTATTGATCTGACAGAAGCTGAACCTGTTATAAATGAAAGCATTGTTATGGCTAATGTTATGGGATTCCCTGATAATGATACAATTGATGTTATTGATGATCATAACAAACTGGGATCAACAAAGATACCTTCAATATTATGTGAAGATCTTGACTTTGATAATTTGAAgggtaaaaataatgttaataaacaTCATAGATTCTCTTTGACAACACTCAGACAAGAAATGGAGAAATTTTACAATGAGAGTTGGGGTGGAGAGAACTTTAACCATAGGGAAATACAGAAGAATATGTCAC GTGACAAAAGCCTATGGGTTATTGACCCCAAGGACCGAATGCCAGCTATGGGGAAAAGGAAAACGAC ATGCAACTATTGTAACCGGGTTGGTCATCGCGACGACACTTGCAGGTTGCGGCCTCCTGTGTGCTACATGTGTGGGTCAGCTGGACACTATGAAACAAGATGCCCTCGGAAGATTTGTGTTAAT TGCGGCTCGCCGAATCACGTGTACTCGAATATGTGCCGCAACTGTTCCAATTGGAACTACGTAAAGTGTTGCGAGTGCGGCCAAGTAGGACACCCGGCCAGCCACTGCCCTGACTTCTGGAGACGATATCACAACACG ATCGACTCGAACATGCCACTTGAAGAAAATCATTTCAACAAAAAGCATTACCAAATGTACTGCAGCGGATGCACCCGTCGCGGACATCTCGTCCACATGTGTCGAGTTTCGTTACCATTTTCTGGTCTTCCTATAAATACACCGTATGTGCACAATTACCGACCAGTATACCCTCCAACTGCGTCAGAGAATATCGATCCCAATAAACAATCTGATGACAGCACTCagcaaaataatttatcttcaACTCCACGAACTGAGCGTCAAAAAAGGCAGTCGAAATCTCCCGTCGTTCACGACAGCCaccttaataaaaaaaggaagaaCAGTTTTGCTGAATCAAATGAAGCTACAAGATGTACAAAGAGCCCTTTGAATAAATCCTTGAAAAATAACAAAGACCAGATTCAGAAAACTCATGAGAACGATATTGAAACAACCAATCAAACAGAAGAAGAGAAACTCACAGTAAGTGCTGGCACTGATCATGACAAAGCACCTGATTTTATACCTATATTTTCAGCGAATCACGACAAGAGAGGACAAGTTATTCAAGACAATGAAGTATCTGATACAAGTGAGGTTATTACCTCATCAAGAATTTATTTAGCTAAAGATGTCAAGGAGGCTTTAACTACCGATGATGGTAAAATGTGGCTGGAGGAAGCTGCTGTCAGAAATAACATAACTGTTGAAAATAATTCAGATGATAATCTGTTTATAAGTGTGAAAGGCACAGTAGGGAACCAAGAAGCTTTTCAATCCGAATTAAAAGAATGGAgagatgtaaataataaaaaggaaAAGAATCAATCCCTATTTGATACACCTACTAATAAGCAACCAGACCTTTGTAATGGTATACCAAAAAACAGAAATGAATTATTACGAAAGTTAACTAAAGCTTTAGATTCACTTAAAAATGATATAGGTGATCCAAATTTCTTATACAAAGAGTTGCTGTACCATCAGAAAAAGcacaaagatattttaaaaatgaaagtCATCAGTACTAAGCAGTTGGCGAATAAtcgaattaatataaatggaatGCTTAGAAGGCTTAATATGATATTACTTGGTCAAGCTGGTCTGGCCGATGGTGCTGAACATTTGCACGAACTCCATTTATTACAAGATAAACTTACAAacctaagaaataaaaatgtgtcTAAGACTATGCGTGACGAAATAGGTGAACACTTTCACTGTATATTTACGGCCATACCGAGAAATGACTATGCAGATCTCCTTAACAAATACTATATTAGTAAATATGGTTCAACAATGTATACGAAACAAAATGATCCTGTCAAAATGAGCCCAAAGTTGAAAAATAAATCTGTTAATTTGAAACGGAAATTCCGATTGGACGTTACCGCCGAAGTCAACTCTAATTGTAAACCGTTGAAAGTACAGAAAGAATTGAAAAAGTTGGACTCCTTTCGCCAAAGGTTACTTCAAACGAAAACAAGTGATGCCGCCTTAAGAAAAAAACGGTTGATGTTGATGAAAAAACTTATAGGATGCATGTCTGTACTGGATCAATGTAATCATTTGCCTCCTAAAATCAAAaagagaattataaaaatacaagatCAAGCACAGACATTCTTTATACTATCGAAGTTATAG